A region from the Manihot esculenta cultivar AM560-2 chromosome 13, M.esculenta_v8, whole genome shotgun sequence genome encodes:
- the LOC110609834 gene encoding shikimate kinase, chloroplastic isoform X1, with protein MDVNLAQRMQFSSKWIESDKFYRKYPTCSLSLTSKLKAKQKLPVLVSAHFQSKRNKNGHKSVSLKAFCSYKHSASVLESGSSSASSDESLILKNKSQEVGPCINGRCIYLVGMMGSGKTTVGKILSQVLGYSFCDCDSLVEQEVDGTSVAEIFKLYGEGFFRNKETEALKKLSMMHRLVVSTGGGAVIRPINWKYMHKGISVWLDVPLEALAQRIAAVGTNSRPLLHHESGDEYTKALRRLSTLLEERGEYYANANARVSLENIAAKLGYRDVSSITPTAIAIEALEQIENFLEEEEGIACNENVA; from the exons ATGGACGTGAATCTTGCTCAACGGATGCAATTTTCTAGTAAATGGATTGAATCGGACAAGTTCTATAGGAAATATCCCACCTGTTCGTTGAGTTTGACGAGTAAATTGAAGGCAAAACAGAAATTGCCGGTACTCGTTTCGGCTCATTTTCAGTCCAAGAGGAATAAAAATGGGCATAAATCGGTTTCTTTGAAGGCGTTTTGTTCTTACAAGCACTCAG CTTCAGTGTTGGAATCTGGAAGTTCCAGTGCCTCATCCGATGAATCACTGATTTTGAAG AATAAGTCACAAGAGGTTGGGCCTTGTATAAACGGGCGCTGTATTTATCTTGTTG GAATGATGGGCTCTGGAAAAACTACTGTGGGCAAGATTCTCTCACAAGTACTTGGTTATTCATTCTGTGACTG TGACTCATTGGTGGAGCAGGAGGTTGATGGAACTTCAGTAGCTGAAATCTTTAAGCTCTATGGAGAGGGTTTCTTCAGAAATAAAGAG ACTGAGGCTTTGAAAAAGTTGTCTATGATGCATCGGCTTGTTGTTTCTACTGGTGGAGGTGCAGTTATAAGGCCGATTAACTG GAAATATATGCATAAGGGAATTAGTGTCTGGTTGGATGTGCCTTTGGAGGCCTTGGCGCAGAGGATTGCGGCTGTGGGAACAAATTCTCGCCCACTTTTGCATCATGAATCAGGCGATGAATACACAAAG GCTCTCAGGCGTTTGTCTACCCTTCTTGAAGAGAGAGGTGAATATTATGCCAATGCCAATGCTAGGGTTTCTCTAGAAA ATATTGCAGCAAAACTGGGATATAGAGATGTTTCCAGTATCACACCAACTGCAATTGCAATTGAG GCTCTAGAACAAATTGAGAATTTCCTAGAGGAAGAGGAGGGCATTGCCTGTAATGAGAATGTAGCTTAA
- the LOC110609834 gene encoding shikimate kinase, chloroplastic isoform X2: MDVNLAQRMQFSSKWIESDKFYRKYPTCSLSLTSKLKAKQKLPVLVSAHFQSKRNKNGHKSVSLKAFCSYKHSASVLESGSSSASSDESLILKNKSQEVGPCINGRCIYLVGMMGSGKTTVGKILSQVLGYSFCDCDSLVEQEVDGTSVAEIFKLYGEGFFRNKETEALKKLSMMHRLVVSTGGGAVIRPINWKYMHKGISVWLDVPLEALAQRIAAVGTNSRPLLHHESGDEYTKALRRLSTLLEERGEYYANANARVSLENIAAKLGYRDVSSITPTAIAIEVELRLDRARDPLDG, encoded by the exons ATGGACGTGAATCTTGCTCAACGGATGCAATTTTCTAGTAAATGGATTGAATCGGACAAGTTCTATAGGAAATATCCCACCTGTTCGTTGAGTTTGACGAGTAAATTGAAGGCAAAACAGAAATTGCCGGTACTCGTTTCGGCTCATTTTCAGTCCAAGAGGAATAAAAATGGGCATAAATCGGTTTCTTTGAAGGCGTTTTGTTCTTACAAGCACTCAG CTTCAGTGTTGGAATCTGGAAGTTCCAGTGCCTCATCCGATGAATCACTGATTTTGAAG AATAAGTCACAAGAGGTTGGGCCTTGTATAAACGGGCGCTGTATTTATCTTGTTG GAATGATGGGCTCTGGAAAAACTACTGTGGGCAAGATTCTCTCACAAGTACTTGGTTATTCATTCTGTGACTG TGACTCATTGGTGGAGCAGGAGGTTGATGGAACTTCAGTAGCTGAAATCTTTAAGCTCTATGGAGAGGGTTTCTTCAGAAATAAAGAG ACTGAGGCTTTGAAAAAGTTGTCTATGATGCATCGGCTTGTTGTTTCTACTGGTGGAGGTGCAGTTATAAGGCCGATTAACTG GAAATATATGCATAAGGGAATTAGTGTCTGGTTGGATGTGCCTTTGGAGGCCTTGGCGCAGAGGATTGCGGCTGTGGGAACAAATTCTCGCCCACTTTTGCATCATGAATCAGGCGATGAATACACAAAG GCTCTCAGGCGTTTGTCTACCCTTCTTGAAGAGAGAGGTGAATATTATGCCAATGCCAATGCTAGGGTTTCTCTAGAAA ATATTGCAGCAAAACTGGGATATAGAGATGTTTCCAGTATCACACCAACTGCAATTGCAATTGAG GTAGAACTGAGGCTAGATAGAGCACGTGATCCATTGGATGGATAG